One genomic region from Thunnus maccoyii chromosome 16, fThuMac1.1, whole genome shotgun sequence encodes:
- the LOC121880782 gene encoding sorting nexin-14-like isoform X2 — MTSTVHLQYIHIMMVFWSFLAGVVTFYCSLGPESLLPNILVSIKPKIKSYQQELFPLGHSCAVCGKIKCKRHRPTLLLENYQPWLDLEVPSKVDASLSEILELVLENFVYPWYRDITDDEAFVDELRVTLRFFAAVLVRRTQKVDVASLITKKLLKVSMKHIEIITKARQKVKNTEFLQQAALEEYGPDLHVALRSRRDELLYLRKLTEMLFPYILPPKATDCRSLTLLIREVLAGSVFLPSMDYLADPDTVNLLLLIFIDNSPPEEATEPTSTLVPFLQKYSDIRNKKPSVLKLELKEIREQQDLLFRFMNFLKQEGAVHVLQFCLAVEEFNDRILCPELSDSEKMMLHEEVKKIYETYCLDESVDKIRFDPFIVEEIRNIAEGLYSEVVKLQTMRCLFEAYEHVLSLLENVFTPMFCHSDEYFRQLLRGAESPARNSKMSSSWDWSPESPSSLFTASGSSSPASFNSLHAQSTFTTFPYGSLSHRHSSPKNTSKRGESFGISRIGSKIKGVFKSTTMEGAMLPSYGLVEGEDDMVEEAMMVLEDDSPVEAASTPSTPRNLSAWNITIPYIDFYDDDVKRERFPVFCIDVERNDRKAVGHETEHWSVYRRYLEFYVLESKLTEFHGSFPDAQLPSKRIIGPKNYEFLTSKREEFQEYLQKLLQHPELSNSQLLADFLSPHSMESQFLDKMLPDVNLGKIIKSVPSKLIKEKGQHLEPFIQSFFNSCESPKPKPSRPELTILSPTSENDKKLFNDLFKNNASRSEMAEKRHNQNYFMEMITVEGVYDYLMYVARVVFHIPDWLHHLLMGGRILFKNTLEAYTDYYLQYKLNQVVQEHRLVSLITLLRDTVFCESSPPRSVHNKQKRAKKTFEEMMRYIPDFLGKCIGEEAKYEGVRLLFDGLQQPVLNKQLTYVLLDIAIQELFPELNKQVQKETSVMAPWM; from the exons ATGACATCCACCgtacatttaca ATATATTCATATAATGATGGTATTTTGGTCCTTCCTGGCTGGTGTTGTTACTTTCTACTGCTCTTTGGGGCCTGAGTCACTGCTGCCCAACATCCTAGTCTCCATCAAACCAAAGATCAAG TCATACCAGCAGGAACTGTTTCCACTGGGCCACAGCTGTGctgtttgtggaaaaatcaaATGCAAAAGGCACAG aCCGACTTTATTACTCGAAAACTATCAACCGTGGCTTGACCTGGAAGTTCCTTCTAAGGTGGATGCTTCACTTTCAGAG attcTGGAGCTTGTTCTGGAAAATTTTGTGTATCCATGGTATAG agacatcacagatgatgaggCGTTTGTTGACGAGCTGAGAGTGACTTTGCGTTTCTTCGCAGCTGTGTTGGTCCGTCGAACCCAGAAG GTTGATGTTGCATCCCTCATCACGAAAAAGCTTCTTAAAGTTTCCATGAAGCACATTGAAATAATTACCAAAGCAAGACAGAAAG tAAAGAACACAGAGTTCCTTCAACAAGCCGCACTGGAGGAATATGGTCCTGACCTCCATGTAGCACTCCGCTCTCGCAGAGATGAGCTCCTTTACCTCAGGAAGCTCACAGAGATGCTTTTCCCCTACATCCTGCCACCCAAGGCTACAGACTGCAG ATCTCTTACTCTCCTGATAAGAGAAGTCTTGGCTGGTTCTGTCTTCCTTCCTTCAATGGACTACTTGGCTGATCCT GACACAGTGaatcttttacttttgatattcaTCGACAACTCTCCA cCTGAAGAAGCCACAGAGCCAACTTCAACGTTGGTTCCTTTCCTGCAAAAATACTCTGATATTCGCAACAAAAAGCCCTCA GTGCTGAAGCTGGAGTTGAAGGAAATCAGAGAACAGCAAGACCTTCTCTTCCGATTCATGAACTTTTTGAAGCAAGAGGGGGCTGTCCACGTGCTCCAGTTCTGCCTTGCAGTCG AGGAGTTCAACGATAGGATACTGTGCCCAGAGCTGTCTGACTCTGAGAAGATGATGCTTCACGAAGAGGTGAAGAAGATCTATGAGACCTACTGTTTGGACGAGAGCGTCGACAAGATCCGCTTCGACCCCTTTATTGTGGAAGAAATACGCAACA TTGCTGAGGGTCTGTATTCAGAGGTGGTGAAACTGCAGACCATGAGATGTTTGTTTGAAGCCTATGAGCACGTCCTGTCCCTCCTGGAGAATGTTTTCACACCTATGTTCTGTCACAGCGATGAG TACTTCCGCCAGCTTCTGAGAGGGGCCGAGTCCCCTGCCAGGAATTCCAAAATGAGCAG TTCCTGGGACTGGAGCCCCGAGTCCCCATCCTCACTGTTCACCGCCTCTGGCAGCTCTTCACCTGCATCCTTTAACTCCCTCCATGCCCAGTCCACGTTCACAACTTTCCCATACGGCTCGCTATCCCACCGCCACTCATCACCCAA GAACACGTCAAAGAGGGGCGAGTCCTTTGGGATCAGCCGCATTGGCAGTAAGATCAAAGGGGTGTTCAAGAGCACAACCATGGAGGGAGCGATGCTGCCATCCTATGGGCTGGTGGAGGGAGAGGATGATATG GTTGAGGAAGCCATGATGGTCCTGGAGGATGACTCCCCAGTAGAGGCCGCCTCCACCCCCAGCACCCCCCGAAACCTCTCAGCCTGGAACATCACCATCCCTTACATTGATTTCTATGACGACGATGTGAAAAGGGAGAGGTTTCCTGTGTTCTGTATTGATGTGGAGCGCAATGACCGGAAGGCAG TGGGACATGAGACTGAGCATTGGTCTGTGTACAGAAGATATCTGGAGTTCTATGTCCTCGAGTCAAAGCTCACTGAGTTTCATG GATCATTTCCAGATGCACAACTGCCTTCCAAAAGAATCATCGGTCCCAAGAATTACGAGTTTCTTACATCAAAGCGGGAGGAGTTCCAGGAATACCTTCAG AAACTTTTGCAGCACCCAGAACTGAGCAACAGTCAGCTTCTGGCCGACTTCCTGTCTCCTCACAGCATGGAGTCTCAGTTCCTGGACAAGATGTTACCGGACGTAAACCTGG GGAAAATCATTAAGTCCGTTCCCAGCAAACTGATAAAAGAG aAAGGGCAGCATCTGGAGCCTTTCATTCAGTCCTTCTTCAACTCCTGTGAATCTCCCAAACCCAAACCCAGCCGCCCCGAGCTCACTATCCTCAGCCCCACttcagaaaatgataaaaag CTCTTCAATGACCTGTTCAAAAACAATGCTAGCCGATCAGAAATGGCTGAGAAGAGACACAATCAGAACTACTTCATGGAAATGATCACTGTCGAAGGGGTGTATGACTACTTAATGTATGTGG CCCGAGTTGTTTTCCACATCCCTGACTGGCTGCACCACCTGCTAATGGGTGGAAGGATCCTGTTCAAGAACACGCTGGAGGCCTACACAGATTACTACCTTCAGTACAAATTGAACCAGGTGGTCCAGGAGCACCGGCTAGTCTCACTCATTACCCTGCTCAGAG ACACTGTTTTCTGTGAGAGCAGTCCGCCCCGCTCGGTCCACAACAAGCAGAAGAGGGCGAAGAAGACCTTTGAGGAGATGATGAGATATATTccag ACTTTCTGGGGAAGTGTATCGGAGAAGAAGCCAAGTATGAAGGGGTGCGTCTCCTCTTCGACGGACTGCAGCAGCCAGTTCTCAACAAACAG CTGACATATGTACTTTTGGATATCGCTATTCAAGAACTTTTTCCTGAACTAAACAAG CAAGTACAGAAGGAGACGTCTGTGATGGCTCCATGGATGTAA
- the LOC121880782 gene encoding sorting nexin-14-like isoform X4: MGCIRACLQRIRRKIKLDLLRELGRQYPVFCFLLLVLLLSTVLLNRYIHIMMVFWSFLAGVVTFYCSLGPESLLPNILVSIKPKIKSYQQELFPLGHSCAVCGKIKCKRHRPTLLLENYQPWLDLEVPSKVDASLSEILELVLENFVYPWYRDITDDEAFVDELRVTLRFFAAVLVRRTQKVDVASLITKKLLKVSMKHIEIITKARQKVKNTEFLQQAALEEYGPDLHVALRSRRDELLYLRKLTEMLFPYILPPKATDCRSLTLLIREVLAGSVFLPSMDYLADPDTVNLLLLIFIDNSPPEEATEPTSTLVPFLQKYSDIRNKKPSVLKLELKEIREQQDLLFRFMNFLKQEGAVHVLQFCLAVEEFNDRILCPELSDSEKMMLHEEVKKIYETYCLDESVDKIRFDPFIVEEIRNIAEGLYSEVVKLQTMRCLFEAYEHVLSLLENVFTPMFCHSDEYFRQLLRGAESPARNSKMSRNTSKRGESFGISRIGSKIKGVFKSTTMEGAMLPSYGLVEGEDDMVEEAMMVLEDDSPVEAASTPSTPRNLSAWNITIPYIDFYDDDVKRERFPVFCIDVERNDRKAVGHETEHWSVYRRYLEFYVLESKLTEFHGSFPDAQLPSKRIIGPKNYEFLTSKREEFQEYLQKLLQHPELSNSQLLADFLSPHSMESQFLDKMLPDVNLGKIIKSVPSKLIKEKGQHLEPFIQSFFNSCESPKPKPSRPELTILSPTSENDKKLFNDLFKNNASRSEMAEKRHNQNYFMEMITVEGVYDYLMYVARVVFHIPDWLHHLLMGGRILFKNTLEAYTDYYLQYKLNQVVQEHRLVSLITLLRDTVFCESSPPRSVHNKQKRAKKTFEEMMRYIPDFLGKCIGEEAKYEGVRLLFDGLQQPVLNKQLTYVLLDIAIQELFPELNKQVQKETSVMAPWM, translated from the exons atgggATGCATCAGGGCTTGTCTGCAGAGAATAAGACGCAAGATAAAGCTGGACCTGCTCAGAGAGCTGGGCCGACAGTATCCAGTCTTCTGCTTTCTGCTTCTGGTCCTGCTGCTGTCCACTGTGCTTTTAAACAG ATATATTCATATAATGATGGTATTTTGGTCCTTCCTGGCTGGTGTTGTTACTTTCTACTGCTCTTTGGGGCCTGAGTCACTGCTGCCCAACATCCTAGTCTCCATCAAACCAAAGATCAAG TCATACCAGCAGGAACTGTTTCCACTGGGCCACAGCTGTGctgtttgtggaaaaatcaaATGCAAAAGGCACAG aCCGACTTTATTACTCGAAAACTATCAACCGTGGCTTGACCTGGAAGTTCCTTCTAAGGTGGATGCTTCACTTTCAGAG attcTGGAGCTTGTTCTGGAAAATTTTGTGTATCCATGGTATAG agacatcacagatgatgaggCGTTTGTTGACGAGCTGAGAGTGACTTTGCGTTTCTTCGCAGCTGTGTTGGTCCGTCGAACCCAGAAG GTTGATGTTGCATCCCTCATCACGAAAAAGCTTCTTAAAGTTTCCATGAAGCACATTGAAATAATTACCAAAGCAAGACAGAAAG tAAAGAACACAGAGTTCCTTCAACAAGCCGCACTGGAGGAATATGGTCCTGACCTCCATGTAGCACTCCGCTCTCGCAGAGATGAGCTCCTTTACCTCAGGAAGCTCACAGAGATGCTTTTCCCCTACATCCTGCCACCCAAGGCTACAGACTGCAG ATCTCTTACTCTCCTGATAAGAGAAGTCTTGGCTGGTTCTGTCTTCCTTCCTTCAATGGACTACTTGGCTGATCCT GACACAGTGaatcttttacttttgatattcaTCGACAACTCTCCA cCTGAAGAAGCCACAGAGCCAACTTCAACGTTGGTTCCTTTCCTGCAAAAATACTCTGATATTCGCAACAAAAAGCCCTCA GTGCTGAAGCTGGAGTTGAAGGAAATCAGAGAACAGCAAGACCTTCTCTTCCGATTCATGAACTTTTTGAAGCAAGAGGGGGCTGTCCACGTGCTCCAGTTCTGCCTTGCAGTCG AGGAGTTCAACGATAGGATACTGTGCCCAGAGCTGTCTGACTCTGAGAAGATGATGCTTCACGAAGAGGTGAAGAAGATCTATGAGACCTACTGTTTGGACGAGAGCGTCGACAAGATCCGCTTCGACCCCTTTATTGTGGAAGAAATACGCAACA TTGCTGAGGGTCTGTATTCAGAGGTGGTGAAACTGCAGACCATGAGATGTTTGTTTGAAGCCTATGAGCACGTCCTGTCCCTCCTGGAGAATGTTTTCACACCTATGTTCTGTCACAGCGATGAG TACTTCCGCCAGCTTCTGAGAGGGGCCGAGTCCCCTGCCAGGAATTCCAAAATGAGCAG GAACACGTCAAAGAGGGGCGAGTCCTTTGGGATCAGCCGCATTGGCAGTAAGATCAAAGGGGTGTTCAAGAGCACAACCATGGAGGGAGCGATGCTGCCATCCTATGGGCTGGTGGAGGGAGAGGATGATATG GTTGAGGAAGCCATGATGGTCCTGGAGGATGACTCCCCAGTAGAGGCCGCCTCCACCCCCAGCACCCCCCGAAACCTCTCAGCCTGGAACATCACCATCCCTTACATTGATTTCTATGACGACGATGTGAAAAGGGAGAGGTTTCCTGTGTTCTGTATTGATGTGGAGCGCAATGACCGGAAGGCAG TGGGACATGAGACTGAGCATTGGTCTGTGTACAGAAGATATCTGGAGTTCTATGTCCTCGAGTCAAAGCTCACTGAGTTTCATG GATCATTTCCAGATGCACAACTGCCTTCCAAAAGAATCATCGGTCCCAAGAATTACGAGTTTCTTACATCAAAGCGGGAGGAGTTCCAGGAATACCTTCAG AAACTTTTGCAGCACCCAGAACTGAGCAACAGTCAGCTTCTGGCCGACTTCCTGTCTCCTCACAGCATGGAGTCTCAGTTCCTGGACAAGATGTTACCGGACGTAAACCTGG GGAAAATCATTAAGTCCGTTCCCAGCAAACTGATAAAAGAG aAAGGGCAGCATCTGGAGCCTTTCATTCAGTCCTTCTTCAACTCCTGTGAATCTCCCAAACCCAAACCCAGCCGCCCCGAGCTCACTATCCTCAGCCCCACttcagaaaatgataaaaag CTCTTCAATGACCTGTTCAAAAACAATGCTAGCCGATCAGAAATGGCTGAGAAGAGACACAATCAGAACTACTTCATGGAAATGATCACTGTCGAAGGGGTGTATGACTACTTAATGTATGTGG CCCGAGTTGTTTTCCACATCCCTGACTGGCTGCACCACCTGCTAATGGGTGGAAGGATCCTGTTCAAGAACACGCTGGAGGCCTACACAGATTACTACCTTCAGTACAAATTGAACCAGGTGGTCCAGGAGCACCGGCTAGTCTCACTCATTACCCTGCTCAGAG ACACTGTTTTCTGTGAGAGCAGTCCGCCCCGCTCGGTCCACAACAAGCAGAAGAGGGCGAAGAAGACCTTTGAGGAGATGATGAGATATATTccag ACTTTCTGGGGAAGTGTATCGGAGAAGAAGCCAAGTATGAAGGGGTGCGTCTCCTCTTCGACGGACTGCAGCAGCCAGTTCTCAACAAACAG CTGACATATGTACTTTTGGATATCGCTATTCAAGAACTTTTTCCTGAACTAAACAAG CAAGTACAGAAGGAGACGTCTGTGATGGCTCCATGGATGTAA
- the LOC121880782 gene encoding sorting nexin-14-like isoform X1, producing the protein MGCIRACLQRIRRKIKLDLLRELGRQYPVFCFLLLVLLLSTVLLNRYIHIMMVFWSFLAGVVTFYCSLGPESLLPNILVSIKPKIKSYQQELFPLGHSCAVCGKIKCKRHRPTLLLENYQPWLDLEVPSKVDASLSEILELVLENFVYPWYRDITDDEAFVDELRVTLRFFAAVLVRRTQKVDVASLITKKLLKVSMKHIEIITKARQKVKNTEFLQQAALEEYGPDLHVALRSRRDELLYLRKLTEMLFPYILPPKATDCRSLTLLIREVLAGSVFLPSMDYLADPDTVNLLLLIFIDNSPPEEATEPTSTLVPFLQKYSDIRNKKPSVLKLELKEIREQQDLLFRFMNFLKQEGAVHVLQFCLAVEEFNDRILCPELSDSEKMMLHEEVKKIYETYCLDESVDKIRFDPFIVEEIRNIAEGLYSEVVKLQTMRCLFEAYEHVLSLLENVFTPMFCHSDEYFRQLLRGAESPARNSKMSSSWDWSPESPSSLFTASGSSSPASFNSLHAQSTFTTFPYGSLSHRHSSPKNTSKRGESFGISRIGSKIKGVFKSTTMEGAMLPSYGLVEGEDDMVEEAMMVLEDDSPVEAASTPSTPRNLSAWNITIPYIDFYDDDVKRERFPVFCIDVERNDRKAVGHETEHWSVYRRYLEFYVLESKLTEFHGSFPDAQLPSKRIIGPKNYEFLTSKREEFQEYLQKLLQHPELSNSQLLADFLSPHSMESQFLDKMLPDVNLGKIIKSVPSKLIKEKGQHLEPFIQSFFNSCESPKPKPSRPELTILSPTSENDKKLFNDLFKNNASRSEMAEKRHNQNYFMEMITVEGVYDYLMYVARVVFHIPDWLHHLLMGGRILFKNTLEAYTDYYLQYKLNQVVQEHRLVSLITLLRDTVFCESSPPRSVHNKQKRAKKTFEEMMRYIPDFLGKCIGEEAKYEGVRLLFDGLQQPVLNKQLTYVLLDIAIQELFPELNKQVQKETSVMAPWM; encoded by the exons atgggATGCATCAGGGCTTGTCTGCAGAGAATAAGACGCAAGATAAAGCTGGACCTGCTCAGAGAGCTGGGCCGACAGTATCCAGTCTTCTGCTTTCTGCTTCTGGTCCTGCTGCTGTCCACTGTGCTTTTAAACAG ATATATTCATATAATGATGGTATTTTGGTCCTTCCTGGCTGGTGTTGTTACTTTCTACTGCTCTTTGGGGCCTGAGTCACTGCTGCCCAACATCCTAGTCTCCATCAAACCAAAGATCAAG TCATACCAGCAGGAACTGTTTCCACTGGGCCACAGCTGTGctgtttgtggaaaaatcaaATGCAAAAGGCACAG aCCGACTTTATTACTCGAAAACTATCAACCGTGGCTTGACCTGGAAGTTCCTTCTAAGGTGGATGCTTCACTTTCAGAG attcTGGAGCTTGTTCTGGAAAATTTTGTGTATCCATGGTATAG agacatcacagatgatgaggCGTTTGTTGACGAGCTGAGAGTGACTTTGCGTTTCTTCGCAGCTGTGTTGGTCCGTCGAACCCAGAAG GTTGATGTTGCATCCCTCATCACGAAAAAGCTTCTTAAAGTTTCCATGAAGCACATTGAAATAATTACCAAAGCAAGACAGAAAG tAAAGAACACAGAGTTCCTTCAACAAGCCGCACTGGAGGAATATGGTCCTGACCTCCATGTAGCACTCCGCTCTCGCAGAGATGAGCTCCTTTACCTCAGGAAGCTCACAGAGATGCTTTTCCCCTACATCCTGCCACCCAAGGCTACAGACTGCAG ATCTCTTACTCTCCTGATAAGAGAAGTCTTGGCTGGTTCTGTCTTCCTTCCTTCAATGGACTACTTGGCTGATCCT GACACAGTGaatcttttacttttgatattcaTCGACAACTCTCCA cCTGAAGAAGCCACAGAGCCAACTTCAACGTTGGTTCCTTTCCTGCAAAAATACTCTGATATTCGCAACAAAAAGCCCTCA GTGCTGAAGCTGGAGTTGAAGGAAATCAGAGAACAGCAAGACCTTCTCTTCCGATTCATGAACTTTTTGAAGCAAGAGGGGGCTGTCCACGTGCTCCAGTTCTGCCTTGCAGTCG AGGAGTTCAACGATAGGATACTGTGCCCAGAGCTGTCTGACTCTGAGAAGATGATGCTTCACGAAGAGGTGAAGAAGATCTATGAGACCTACTGTTTGGACGAGAGCGTCGACAAGATCCGCTTCGACCCCTTTATTGTGGAAGAAATACGCAACA TTGCTGAGGGTCTGTATTCAGAGGTGGTGAAACTGCAGACCATGAGATGTTTGTTTGAAGCCTATGAGCACGTCCTGTCCCTCCTGGAGAATGTTTTCACACCTATGTTCTGTCACAGCGATGAG TACTTCCGCCAGCTTCTGAGAGGGGCCGAGTCCCCTGCCAGGAATTCCAAAATGAGCAG TTCCTGGGACTGGAGCCCCGAGTCCCCATCCTCACTGTTCACCGCCTCTGGCAGCTCTTCACCTGCATCCTTTAACTCCCTCCATGCCCAGTCCACGTTCACAACTTTCCCATACGGCTCGCTATCCCACCGCCACTCATCACCCAA GAACACGTCAAAGAGGGGCGAGTCCTTTGGGATCAGCCGCATTGGCAGTAAGATCAAAGGGGTGTTCAAGAGCACAACCATGGAGGGAGCGATGCTGCCATCCTATGGGCTGGTGGAGGGAGAGGATGATATG GTTGAGGAAGCCATGATGGTCCTGGAGGATGACTCCCCAGTAGAGGCCGCCTCCACCCCCAGCACCCCCCGAAACCTCTCAGCCTGGAACATCACCATCCCTTACATTGATTTCTATGACGACGATGTGAAAAGGGAGAGGTTTCCTGTGTTCTGTATTGATGTGGAGCGCAATGACCGGAAGGCAG TGGGACATGAGACTGAGCATTGGTCTGTGTACAGAAGATATCTGGAGTTCTATGTCCTCGAGTCAAAGCTCACTGAGTTTCATG GATCATTTCCAGATGCACAACTGCCTTCCAAAAGAATCATCGGTCCCAAGAATTACGAGTTTCTTACATCAAAGCGGGAGGAGTTCCAGGAATACCTTCAG AAACTTTTGCAGCACCCAGAACTGAGCAACAGTCAGCTTCTGGCCGACTTCCTGTCTCCTCACAGCATGGAGTCTCAGTTCCTGGACAAGATGTTACCGGACGTAAACCTGG GGAAAATCATTAAGTCCGTTCCCAGCAAACTGATAAAAGAG aAAGGGCAGCATCTGGAGCCTTTCATTCAGTCCTTCTTCAACTCCTGTGAATCTCCCAAACCCAAACCCAGCCGCCCCGAGCTCACTATCCTCAGCCCCACttcagaaaatgataaaaag CTCTTCAATGACCTGTTCAAAAACAATGCTAGCCGATCAGAAATGGCTGAGAAGAGACACAATCAGAACTACTTCATGGAAATGATCACTGTCGAAGGGGTGTATGACTACTTAATGTATGTGG CCCGAGTTGTTTTCCACATCCCTGACTGGCTGCACCACCTGCTAATGGGTGGAAGGATCCTGTTCAAGAACACGCTGGAGGCCTACACAGATTACTACCTTCAGTACAAATTGAACCAGGTGGTCCAGGAGCACCGGCTAGTCTCACTCATTACCCTGCTCAGAG ACACTGTTTTCTGTGAGAGCAGTCCGCCCCGCTCGGTCCACAACAAGCAGAAGAGGGCGAAGAAGACCTTTGAGGAGATGATGAGATATATTccag ACTTTCTGGGGAAGTGTATCGGAGAAGAAGCCAAGTATGAAGGGGTGCGTCTCCTCTTCGACGGACTGCAGCAGCCAGTTCTCAACAAACAG CTGACATATGTACTTTTGGATATCGCTATTCAAGAACTTTTTCCTGAACTAAACAAG CAAGTACAGAAGGAGACGTCTGTGATGGCTCCATGGATGTAA